In one Fluviispira vulneris genomic region, the following are encoded:
- a CDS encoding thioredoxin family protein has protein sequence MSEIVELNDDNGASELKKENLALIDYYAPWCGSCRMALPMFKKIANELGLPLYKIDAEKNENLRGLIEIENLPTVAIWKDDKMIASICTTKEEGLRSFLKSHGIGG, from the coding sequence ATGTCTGAAATAGTTGAACTTAATGATGATAATGGGGCTTCAGAGTTAAAGAAGGAGAATTTGGCGCTTATCGACTACTATGCGCCTTGGTGTGGATCCTGTCGTATGGCATTGCCAATGTTTAAAAAAATTGCGAATGAACTGGGTTTGCCATTGTATAAGATTGATGCGGAAAAAAATGAAAATTTGCGTGGATTAATAGAAATAGAAAATCTTCCAACTGTTGCAATATGGAAAGACGATAAAATGATAGCCAGTATTTGTACGACAAAGGAAGAAGGGCTGCGTTCATTTTTGAAATCTCATGGTATTGGTGGTTGA
- a CDS encoding DUF6952 family protein — protein sequence MDIKVIKELSQKYSQDDLLKFADELENSEKTSCPECQNNSDLNEVMSNFLQACEIKKLIDNGVSLNEAVREFTKRVRTVLS from the coding sequence ATGGATATAAAAGTAATTAAAGAATTATCGCAAAAATATTCTCAGGATGATCTTTTAAAATTTGCAGATGAACTTGAAAACTCCGAAAAAACAAGCTGCCCAGAATGTCAAAATAACTCAGATTTAAATGAAGTTATGAGTAATTTTCTGCAAGCATGTGAAATTAAAAAATTGATTGACAATGGTGTTTCTTTAAATGAGGCTGTCAGAGAATTTACAAAAAGAGTGAGAACTGTTTTGTCATAA
- a CDS encoding YeiH family protein — MNKNNVAKISYPLFAFMLLILPLFNHVFARLNAGLAVLSGILLSLILQNPYHKQTKQIAAKFLSWSIIGLGFGMNLIKVAEVGLNGVTYTIIGIALTLILGIIIGKILNNKRDMSLLISVGTAICGGSAIAALAPAIKANNNDISVSLAIVFILNALALFIFPPIGEFFNLSQVQFGLWSALAIHDTSSVVGATLAYGEQSLEMGTTVKLARAIWIVPVVFLIGIYYAKYIFKNGENPKEKVKKPWFIIWFLLAAAIVTWVPSLQAPGQIIRGISERMLIIILFCIGSNLSRSAIKSVGIHPFIQGVLLWLIMASLTFMAIYFHKIGV, encoded by the coding sequence TTGAATAAAAATAATGTTGCAAAAATTTCTTATCCATTATTTGCATTTATGTTACTTATTCTTCCTTTATTTAATCATGTTTTTGCAAGATTAAATGCAGGCTTAGCTGTGTTAAGTGGTATTTTATTGTCTCTGATCTTGCAAAACCCATATCATAAGCAGACTAAACAAATTGCAGCAAAATTTTTATCATGGTCTATTATTGGATTAGGCTTTGGTATGAATTTGATAAAAGTTGCAGAGGTCGGACTGAATGGAGTTACATATACCATTATTGGGATCGCTTTAACTTTGATTTTAGGAATAATAATTGGAAAAATTTTAAATAATAAAAGAGATATGTCCCTTTTAATTTCAGTCGGTACAGCAATTTGTGGAGGCAGTGCTATTGCTGCACTAGCTCCAGCAATTAAAGCAAATAATAATGATATTTCTGTATCATTAGCTATAGTCTTTATTTTAAATGCGCTTGCTCTTTTTATTTTTCCACCTATAGGAGAATTCTTTAACTTATCTCAAGTGCAATTTGGTTTGTGGAGTGCATTGGCAATTCATGACACCAGTTCAGTCGTAGGCGCAACTTTGGCTTATGGTGAGCAATCCTTAGAAATGGGTACGACTGTTAAGCTTGCGCGGGCAATATGGATCGTTCCAGTCGTTTTTTTGATAGGAATTTATTATGCAAAATATATTTTTAAAAACGGGGAAAATCCAAAAGAAAAAGTAAAAAAACCTTGGTTTATAATTTGGTTCCTCTTAGCAGCGGCAATCGTAACTTGGGTCCCATCTTTGCAAGCACCTGGTCAAATTATACGTGGCATTTCAGAAAGAATGCTTATTATTATTTTATTTTGTATAGGCTCAAACCTTTCTCGCTCAGCAATAAAAAGTGTAGGGATTCATCCATTTATTCAAGGAGTATTGCTTTGGTTAATTATGGCTTCACTTACATTTATGGCAATATATTTTCATAAGATCGGTGTTTAG
- a CDS encoding DHA2 family efflux MFS transporter permease subunit, with product MNPEDINKRVIIWILAGIMFIEMVDTTIINTAIPDIAHSLKANPVNLKFAVTSYLLSLAMFIPISGWAADRFGTKPVLSSAIIIFTISSILCGLATSLVELSIFRFIQGFGGALMTPVARLIMVRIFPPSELVRATMLIFFPALFGPIVGPLLGGVITTYTTWRIIFFINIPMGILTYLLVQKYIPNEIAENKKRLDLKGFFLSGISLASLTVALETVGENLISSKLHTFVATIGSFTLLLFIYHAIKMQEKSILNLTLFKIKTFRTGVIGNSITYISTGGVSFLLPLLFQLQFGMTPLKSGLLVAPMAVGALIMRGISPRILKRYGFKRVLSIAPFGICFALILISFINQNSSLIYIIFSTAIFGFFNILAFSSNGPMIYVDVPKNISATATSLDVTIRQFSNSISIGFSSFILISFLNYYTFPIHNPKAIEAFRTTFFILALCILPVSILSLTLKKSDGEHATKNIK from the coding sequence ATGAATCCAGAAGATATTAATAAAAGGGTTATTATTTGGATATTGGCTGGAATTATGTTTATCGAAATGGTTGACACAACCATAATTAATACAGCGATTCCAGATATAGCACATTCACTAAAAGCCAATCCTGTAAACTTAAAATTTGCAGTGACTAGTTATTTGCTGAGTTTAGCTATGTTTATACCCATAAGCGGCTGGGCTGCAGATCGCTTCGGCACAAAACCGGTTTTATCTTCTGCAATCATTATTTTTACCATAAGTTCTATTCTCTGTGGTCTTGCAACTTCTCTGGTAGAACTTTCTATATTTCGCTTTATCCAAGGATTTGGCGGCGCACTGATGACACCTGTTGCACGCCTCATTATGGTACGTATTTTTCCTCCATCTGAACTTGTACGCGCTACCATGCTGATATTTTTTCCAGCACTTTTTGGTCCAATTGTAGGTCCTTTATTAGGTGGAGTTATCACGACCTACACAACATGGCGCATCATTTTCTTTATTAATATTCCGATGGGTATTTTAACTTATCTATTAGTGCAAAAATATATTCCCAACGAAATTGCAGAAAATAAAAAACGCTTAGATTTAAAAGGGTTTTTCTTATCTGGAATTTCATTAGCCTCGTTGACTGTTGCCTTGGAAACAGTTGGAGAAAACTTAATTTCAAGTAAACTACACACTTTTGTAGCTACAATTGGTTCATTTACTCTTCTTTTATTCATATATCATGCAATTAAAATGCAGGAAAAATCTATTTTAAATTTAACTCTTTTTAAAATAAAAACTTTTAGGACAGGAGTTATCGGAAATAGTATAACTTATATATCTACTGGCGGTGTTTCTTTTCTCCTTCCATTACTCTTTCAATTGCAATTTGGTATGACACCTTTAAAATCCGGATTGTTAGTCGCCCCCATGGCCGTTGGTGCTCTCATTATGCGTGGTATATCTCCAAGAATATTAAAAAGATATGGATTCAAAAGAGTTCTTTCAATCGCACCATTTGGTATATGTTTTGCGCTTATTTTAATCTCTTTTATTAATCAAAATAGCAGTCTTATTTATATAATATTTTCAACTGCTATTTTTGGTTTTTTTAATATTTTAGCTTTCTCGAGCAATGGACCAATGATCTATGTCGATGTACCCAAAAATATTTCTGCCACCGCTACAAGTCTTGATGTCACAATCCGCCAATTTTCAAATAGTATATCCATTGGATTTTCTTCTTTTATTTTGATTAGTTTTCTTAATTATTATACTTTTCCAATACATAATCCGAAAGCAATAGAAGCTTTTAGAACTACTTTTTTTATTCTAGCACTTTGTATTTTACCAGTATCTATCTTGAGTTTGACTTTAAAAAAATCTGATGGTGAGCATGCAACAAAAAATATTAAATGA
- a CDS encoding nitrilase-related carbon-nitrogen hydrolase, with amino-acid sequence MRISCLQLNPQNDVNENLKITLNNIAEAAKQGAETIVLPEMFTYMGDESLRVQTKSKLHEGIFAQIQTAAKEYKVNIVAGSHSEEIPNNSKKVYNTCVTYNKNGEVLSTYRKKHLFNLHDKNGNPLYCESDSYEIGENPKSYQLNTSEGIWNAFNIICYDLRFPEIIRSALKQDNFFDIIFVTAAFVWQTGKDHWEVLLRARAIENQCFVVACNQTGSFLNGQKKNYGNSMIIDPWGKIIARMNEETGIMTADIYKSSIDESRTRLPALKDRKIF; translated from the coding sequence ATGCGCATTTCCTGTCTTCAGTTAAACCCTCAAAATGACGTCAACGAGAATCTTAAAATTACCTTAAATAATATTGCAGAAGCGGCAAAACAAGGAGCAGAAACTATTGTTCTGCCCGAAATGTTTACATATATGGGAGACGAGAGTCTCAGAGTACAAACAAAATCAAAATTACATGAAGGTATATTTGCTCAAATTCAAACTGCTGCAAAAGAATATAAAGTGAATATTGTAGCCGGCAGTCATTCAGAAGAAATACCTAATAATTCTAAAAAAGTTTATAATACCTGCGTAACATATAATAAAAATGGCGAAGTTTTATCTACATATAGAAAAAAACATCTTTTTAATCTGCATGATAAAAATGGCAATCCTCTCTATTGTGAAAGTGATTCCTATGAAATCGGAGAAAATCCAAAATCATATCAATTAAATACTTCAGAGGGGATCTGGAATGCTTTCAATATCATCTGCTATGATTTGCGCTTTCCCGAAATCATCCGCTCTGCCTTAAAACAAGATAATTTCTTCGATATTATTTTTGTAACCGCAGCTTTTGTCTGGCAAACAGGCAAAGATCATTGGGAAGTTTTATTACGTGCGCGCGCTATCGAAAATCAATGTTTTGTTGTAGCTTGCAACCAAACAGGCTCCTTCTTGAATGGTCAAAAGAAAAATTATGGAAATAGCATGATTATTGACCCTTGGGGAAAAATCATAGCTCGAATGAATGAAGAAACAGGAATTATGACCGCCGACATTTATAAATCAAGTATAGATGAATCTAGAACAAGACTTCCTGCTTTAAAGGACAGAAAGATTTTTTAA
- the htpX gene encoding protease HtpX, with translation MAKRIILFLAVNILVMITITIVTSVLGVNHYMSERGINYGTLLAFCFIWGFGGAFISLAISRWVAKFSMNISVIDPTNADARERDLYNRVAALARKAGLPTTPEVGIFESSDLNAFATGPSKKRSLVAVSSGLLEHMNQHEVDGVLAHEISHIANGDMVTMTLVQGVVNAFVMFFARIIAFATTQFVKEDIRPIVNIIVIIVLEILFSILGSLVICWFSRIREFKADSGGAQLAGKSNMIAALSALQRAYELPLQEQEKAPSSLAAFQISNRSSFLELFSTHPPLAQRIETLKQNNQIL, from the coding sequence ATGGCAAAACGCATTATACTTTTTTTAGCCGTAAATATATTAGTAATGATTACCATTACCATCGTAACTTCGGTACTTGGTGTAAATCATTATATGTCAGAAAGAGGAATAAATTACGGTACTTTGCTCGCATTTTGTTTCATTTGGGGTTTTGGCGGTGCTTTTATCAGCCTTGCTATCTCCCGCTGGGTGGCAAAGTTTTCGATGAACATCTCTGTCATTGATCCCACAAATGCTGACGCGCGGGAAAGGGATCTTTATAATCGAGTTGCTGCATTAGCCAGAAAAGCAGGTCTGCCCACTACTCCAGAAGTTGGTATTTTTGAAAGCTCTGATTTAAACGCTTTTGCAACGGGCCCTTCTAAAAAAAGATCGCTGGTCGCTGTATCAAGCGGATTATTAGAACATATGAATCAACACGAAGTAGATGGTGTTCTTGCCCATGAAATTTCACATATTGCAAATGGTGATATGGTAACCATGACTCTTGTCCAAGGTGTGGTAAATGCATTTGTCATGTTTTTTGCAAGAATTATCGCCTTTGCCACAACTCAATTCGTGAAAGAGGACATCCGTCCGATCGTCAATATTATTGTTATTATTGTTCTTGAAATACTTTTCAGTATTTTAGGCAGTCTTGTCATTTGCTGGTTCTCAAGGATAAGAGAATTTAAAGCTGATAGTGGCGGAGCACAACTCGCCGGCAAAAGCAATATGATCGCAGCACTCAGCGCTCTGCAACGAGCCTATGAATTACCTTTACAGGAACAAGAAAAAGCACCTTCTTCCCTAGCTGCTTTTCAAATTTCTAACAGATCGAGTTTTTTAGAATTGTTTTCTACCCACCCACCTTTGGCGCAGAGAATCGAAACTCTTAAGCAGAATAATCAAATTCTATAA
- the panB gene encoding 3-methyl-2-oxobutanoate hydroxymethyltransferase gives MVYSDPLSAKIDQKKVKVRVQNILDMKKNSKRISSITCYDATFARMIESTEIDIVLVGDSLGNVIQGKKSTINVSIHDIAYHISCVSSALKTPLLVGDMPFLSSGISRAETAHNAGILLQAGAEAVKIEGASSEICEQIHFLTRHGIPVMGHIGLMPQSVHALSGYRIQGKNEHDKMRLLTEAQKLQTAGCFAIVLELIMPQTAKEISESLEIPTIGIGSGNFCDGNILVLQDMLGMNKEFKPKFLKHFLELEDSITQALNEYCADVRNAKSELI, from the coding sequence ATGGTTTATTCAGACCCTCTTAGTGCAAAAATTGATCAGAAAAAAGTAAAAGTTCGGGTGCAAAATATTCTCGATATGAAAAAAAATTCTAAACGAATTTCATCAATTACCTGTTATGATGCAACTTTTGCCCGCATGATCGAATCAACTGAAATCGATATAGTTTTGGTAGGTGACAGTTTAGGCAATGTAATTCAGGGTAAAAAAAGCACTATAAATGTGTCAATTCATGATATTGCATATCATATAAGCTGTGTCTCATCAGCATTAAAGACCCCCTTATTGGTGGGAGACATGCCTTTTTTGAGCTCTGGAATAAGCCGTGCAGAAACTGCTCACAATGCTGGGATATTGTTACAAGCTGGGGCGGAGGCTGTTAAAATTGAAGGAGCAAGTTCAGAAATATGTGAGCAAATTCATTTTTTAACCCGACATGGCATACCTGTGATGGGGCATATAGGACTTATGCCACAAAGTGTACATGCTTTGAGTGGCTATCGCATACAAGGTAAAAATGAACATGATAAAATGAGGCTTCTGACTGAAGCGCAAAAATTGCAAACAGCAGGTTGTTTTGCCATTGTGCTCGAGCTTATTATGCCCCAAACAGCAAAAGAAATTTCTGAGTCATTAGAAATTCCTACGATTGGAATTGGCTCTGGCAATTTTTGTGATGGAAATATACTTGTGTTGCAGGATATGTTAGGAATGAATAAGGAATTTAAACCAAAATTTTTAAAGCATTTCTTAGAATTAGAGGATTCTATAACTCAAGCTTTAAATGAATATTGTGCTGACGTTAGAAATGCAAAAAGTGAATTAATATGA
- a CDS encoding (2Fe-2S)-binding protein, with protein MIEKKLSIEEIKARLKVVCICKGIKQARICEAIEKGADTVEKVNKVTGSGSGGCNATRCGPVIKKLVETKGRILLEPYKTEVEDDDLNF; from the coding sequence ATGATTGAAAAAAAATTAAGTATAGAAGAAATAAAAGCACGTTTAAAAGTTGTTTGTATATGTAAGGGAATTAAGCAAGCAAGAATTTGTGAGGCGATTGAAAAAGGGGCAGATACGGTTGAAAAAGTTAATAAAGTAACAGGAAGTGGGAGTGGTGGATGCAATGCGACGCGCTGTGGTCCTGTGATAAAAAAGTTGGTTGAAACCAAAGGAAGAATTTTGCTAGAACCTTATAAAACTGAAGTGGAAGACGATGATCTTAATTTCTAA